Proteins encoded in a region of the Triticum dicoccoides isolate Atlit2015 ecotype Zavitan chromosome 3A, WEW_v2.0, whole genome shotgun sequence genome:
- the LOC119268489 gene encoding zinc finger protein ZPR1-like, whose protein sequence is MANSGDEGRVVTDLRSAAESAGGDEALHEIESLCMRCGENGTTRLLLTTIPNFREVVLMAFECPHCNEGNNEVQFAGQLQPKGCCYRLKVPQGQNEILNRQVVKSDSATIKIPELDFEIPPEAQRGTLSTVEGTIMRAVEELQALQDERKKVDPQKAEAIDQFLVKLRSLGSGEAAFTFVLDDPAGNSFIENPHAPSSDPLLSASFYERTSDQQAALGFLVDPPTGESGEPSQNASTVEANCGGLPKVPHGSVGAVAGRRAIAQGNPDEIAATLCRYTAPEEVDTLPSTCGACGAACATRFFATKIPYFREVIVMAASCDLCGYRNSELKPGGEIPAKGKKITLHVQTVKDLSRDVIKSDSAAVKVPELELELSMGTLGGIVTTVEGLIVKICEALERVHGFQLGDSTNEWKKKKWDDFQQRLSKLLSLQEPWTLIIDDALAASFVAPSTDLIEDDSQLLIEDYERSWEQNEELGLNDMDTSSAGIAYNTTSTE, encoded by the exons atggccaactccggcgacgaggGGCGCGTTGTGACGGACCTCCGCTCCGCTGCGGAGTCGGCGGGCGGCGACGAGGCGCTTCACGAAATCGAGTCTCTCTGCATGCGCTGCGGCGAGAAT GGCACCACGAGGTTGCTGCTGACTACGATCCCCAACTTCCGGGAG GTTGTTCTGATGGCTTTCGAGTGCCCGCACTGTAATGAAGG GAACAACGAGGTCCAGTTTGCTGGACAGCTCCAGCCCAAGGGATGTTGCTACCGCTTGAAGGTCCCTCAAGGGCAGAACGAG ATACTGAACCGTCAGGTCGTGAAATCTGATTCGGCAACTATCAAG ATTCCGGAACTGGACTTTGAGATTCCTCCTGAAGCTCAACGTGGAACACTTTCAACA GTGGAAGGGACAATTATGCGAGCTGTGGAGGAGTTGCAGGCACTTCAAGATGAAAGAAAG AAAGTGGATCCTCAAAAAGCTGAAGCTATTGATCAATTTTTAGTAAAATTGAGATCTCTCGGATCTGGAGAAGCGGCGTTTACCTTTGTTCTGGATGATCCTGCTGGAAACAGCTTCATTGAGAACCC GCATGCTCCTTCATCAGATCCTTTGTTATCTGCGAGTTTCTATGAAAGGACATCTGATCAACAAGCAGCACTTGGTTTTCTTGTTGATCCACCAACCGGAGAATCCGGAGAGCCTTCGCAGAATGCTTCGACAGTTGAggcaaattgtggtgggttgccaaAGGTACCCCATGGTTCAGTTGGAGCTGTTGCAGGTCGTCGTGCTATTGCTCAGGGAAACCCTGATGAAATTGCTGCAACGCTGTGCAGGTATACAGCACCAGAAGAG GTTGATACTTTGCCATCAACATGTGGAGCCTGTGGAGCTGCATGTGCGACTCGTTTCTTTGCTACTA AAATCCCATATTTCCGTGAGGTTATTGTTATGGCAGCTTCATGTGACCTGTGTGGTTATCGCAACTCAGAG TTGAAGCCTGGCGGTGAAATTCCAGCTAAAGGAAAGAAAATTACGTTACATGTGCAAACCGTGAAAGATCTTTCTCGTGATGTCATAAAG TCAGATTCTGCCGCTGTGAAAGTACCTGAACTTGAGTTGGAGCTGTCAATGGGTACATTGGGTGGTATTGTCACGACAGTTGAAGGTTTAATTGTGAAAATATGTGAGG CTCTGGAGCGGGTTCATGGATTCCAATTGGGTGATAGCACAAATGAATGGAAGAAAAAGAAATGGGATGATTTCCAGCAAAGATTATCAAAG CTCCTGAGTTTACAAGAGCCTTGGACCTTAATTATTGACGATGCGTTAGCGGCTTCATTTGTCGCTCCATCCACAGATTTGATAGAAGATGACAGCCAGCTACTCA TTGAGGACTATGAGAGGAGTTGGGAGCAGAATGAGGAGCTTGGCTTGAATGACATGGACACTTCCTCTGCAGGCATTGCTTACAATACAACCAGCACCGAATAA